A genomic window from Silene latifolia isolate original U9 population chromosome Y, ASM4854445v1, whole genome shotgun sequence includes:
- the LOC141632240 gene encoding uncharacterized protein LOC141632240, producing MKINYHEGKSNVVADALSRKSVHSLCTTLFMLRFKEEVRKMGIHVIRKGEAMGDLTLEPELYDEFRGRQASDVKIQEWKGVLERGEPSRFKLHEDGSLRFKGRWCIPNDDELKKKIMNEAHNTPYSVHPGGDKLYKDLKKTF from the coding sequence ATGAAGATAAACTATCATGAAGGGAAatctaatgtggtggctgatgccttgagtaggaagtcgGTGCACTCCTTGTGTACCACCTTGTTTATGTTAAGGTTTAAGGAAGAAGTAAGGAAAATGGGTATCCATGTGATACGGAAGGGGGaagccatgggagatttgacctTGGAGCCCGAGTTGTATGATGAATTCCGGGGAAGGCAAGCAAGTGATGTGAAGATCCAAGAGTGGAAAGGAGTACTAGAAAGGGGAGAGCCTTCAAGATTTAAGTTGCATGAGGATGGAAGCCTTAGATTCAAAGGGAGATGGTGTATACCAAATGATGATGAGCTTAAGAAGAAAATAATGAATGAAGCCCACAACACACCTTATTCGGTGCACCCGGGTGGcgataagttgtacaaggatcTTAAGAAGACCTTTTAG